A DNA window from Acidobacteriota bacterium contains the following coding sequences:
- a CDS encoding 4Fe-4S dicluster domain-containing protein: MNEDALLLGTDKIDRSFPRTMFPDFDKVFACIQCGTCTASCPTARHMQYPPRKVFRLIQLGLREELLKSDAFWYCTTCYSCTVRCPRGISITETMQALKRLAIAAGVDRKKNSSRFYRAFMKTVRRTGRMQEMEVVTRWLLSTNPLQGFAFTKMGLALFRRGRMPLLPHSIRGLEQVRAMFSKAEEIEKREGRP, translated from the coding sequence ATGAACGAAGACGCCCTCCTGCTCGGCACCGACAAGATCGACCGGAGTTTCCCCCGGACGATGTTCCCCGACTTCGACAAGGTCTTCGCCTGCATCCAGTGCGGGACCTGCACCGCCTCGTGCCCGACCGCCCGCCACATGCAGTACCCGCCCCGCAAGGTCTTCCGCCTGATCCAGCTCGGCCTGCGCGAGGAACTGCTCAAGAGCGACGCCTTCTGGTACTGCACCACCTGTTATTCGTGCACGGTGCGCTGCCCCCGGGGCATCTCCATCACGGAGACGATGCAGGCCCTCAAGCGCCTCGCCATCGCCGCGGGGGTCGACCGGAAGAAGAACAGCTCCCGCTTCTACCGGGCGTTCATGAAAACCGTGCGGCGGACGGGCCGGATGCAGGAGATGGAAGTGGTCACCCGCTGGCTGCTCAGCACCAATCCCCTGCAGGGTTTCGCCTTCACGAAAATGGGGCTCGCCCTGTTCCGGAGGGGGCGGATGCCGCTTCTTCCCCACTCCATCCGCGGGCTGGAACAGGTTCGGGCCATGTTCAGCAAGGCCGAGGAAATCGAAAAGCGGGAGGGCCGGCCATGA